The DNA window TGATAGCTATTCTTTCATTAACCTAGAGGATATTTCTAGTGATAGCAGTGAATTTTGGTCTTTTATAGATGATTTCTTAAATCCTGGTCAGTATATAAAAAGATAATAAAATTTTATTCTTATAAATAAAAATATTTTTATTATTTAAAAACAGATTTTAAATATATTAATAAAATGAGTGTGATATATCTATGGCTTTATTTGAAGTAGAGCAATTGACTGCTGATTTAGATGTAGATGAATACTATGAAAAGTACGTGGATGTTGAAAAGTATTTAGAATATTGTAAGGAATGCTCTGATTATGCAACAAATTGGAGTTGCCCACCATATGATTTTGACCCGAATGATATCTGGAAATCCTATAACAAACTTAAAGTTGTTGCATTTAAATATAACTTCTCCAAGGAGTTATTAGATGAAACTTTTGAAGAAGATCAACTTAATATCTTTTTAAAAAGGTTAGATAGAACAAAAGTTAAATTAATGAATGTCATATATAGGATGGAAGATGAAAATTCAATGGGTTTAGGTATGGGTCCATGTAATCTTTGTCCAATGTGTACCAGATCTTTTGGTATGCCTTGTAAGATGCCATTTAAATTAAGGTATTCTATTGAATCATTAGGTGGAAATGTTGATGATATGATTAAAGAAGTTTTTGATATTGAAATTAAATATCCAAAAGATGGTAAATTACCTGAATATTTAATGTTTGTTGGTGGTTTACTTTATGATAAGAAATAATAAGGAGGATGTTATATGTTAATTGGAATTATAGGTGGAACTGGTTCTCAAGGTCTTGGAATTGCAAAACGTTTAGCTATCGCTGATTTTGATGTAATTGTAGGATCTAGAAAAGAAGAAAAAGCAGTTAGAGTTGTTGAAGAAGCAAATTCAGATATTAGTGAATACACTTCAAATAAAATGGTTGGAAAAGCTAATGAAGATGCTGCTCGAGATGCTGATTTATTAATCTTAACTGTTCCTTTAGAAGCACAAATAGCTACTTTAAAAACTATTAAAGAATTTGTTAAAGGTAAGATTATTTTAGATGCAACTGTACCATTAGAAACTGCTATTGGTGGAAATGTTTCTAATTTGTTACATGTAAATCCAGGATCTGCTGCTGAAAGAACTGCAAAATTTTTAGCTAATGAAGATGTAAAAGTTGTTTCTGCTTTTTGTAACATTAGTAATTTTCATTTAGCTAATATTCCAGAACCTATTGACTGTGATTGTCTTATTTGTGGTGATGATGCAGAATCTAAGGAAATAGCTAGTGAAATTATTGAAAAGATTCCAGATTTAAGAGTTGTTGATATTGGTAAACTTGAAAAAGCTCATTTGATTGAATCAATCACTCCATTATTAATTGGATTAAATATTAAATACAAATCCCATTATGGTGGATTTAGACTTACTGGAATTGATTTTGAATAAAATTTTTTCTTTTTATGAACAGTTAAAAATAAATATTAATAATATTATTTAATATTATTATTTTTATTTTTTATTTTTAAACAATTAATTCTTTTTTTATAGTTAAATAAACAATTAGGTTTACTTATTTAAAAATTTACTTATTTTTATTAATTAATAGTTACTTTTTTATATTTTAAGTTAGATAAATTATTATCGCTTTGAGAATATTATATTTATTTAAAAAGGGCTTGAAAAAATGAAAGTTGTTATTGTTGGTGGTGGAGCTGGAGGTATATCAACAGCTTCAAATATTCGTAAAATTGATAAAAATATAGAAATAACTGTTTTAACCCGTGATAATAATGTAGCATATTCTCCATGTGCTATACCTTATGTATTGGCTGGAAAAATCAAATCATTTGATGATATTATAATGAAAAAGCCAGAAGATTATAAGGAAAAAGATATTGATGTTATCACTGAAGCAGAAGTAACTTCTGTTGACAGTAATAAAAAAGCAGTTACTTATGTAAAAGAGGGTAAAGAAATTAAACTTGATTATGATAAATTAGTTTTAGCTACTGGTGGAAATCCTTTTATCCCTCCAATGAATGGATCTGATTTAGAAGGTGTTTTCCAAATAAGAAACATTAAAGATGGTATTAAGGTTCAAGAATGGGCTAAAGATTCAAAGAATGCTATTGTCATAGGTGCTGGTTTAATTGGTATTGAAATTGCATTTGGACTTAAAAAATTAGGTTTAAATGTTACTATTACTGAAATGTTACCTCAAATTGTTCCTCGTTCTTTAGATAAGGATATGGCTGATATTTTAACTAATTATCTTGAGTTAGAAGGAATTAATGTTGTATTAGGTCAACCAATCACAGATTTAAATGGTGAAGAAAAAGTAAAATCTGCCTGTTTTGGAGATGGAACCTGTATTGATGCAGATATGGTAATATTAGCTACTGGTGTTAGGCCTGAACTTGAATTGGCTAAAATGGCAGGATGTGAAATTGGAAGATGGGCTATTTTAGTTAATGAAAGAATGGAAACTTCAGTTGAAGATGTTTATGCAGTTGGGGACTGTGTTGAATCTCAAGATTTAATTTTAGGTGCAAATACTATATCTCACTTAGGAACAACTGCTGTTCGTCAATCCAAAACTCTTGCACGCACTATCACTGGTAGAAAATCTAAATTTAACCCAGTTTTAAATTCTATGGTTTCAAAAGTAGGTAAATTGGAATTTGGTGCGGTTGGTTTAACAACTAGTTTTGCTCAACAAAATAACATTAAACCAGTTGTTGAAAAAGTGGAAGCTCTTACCAGGGCTCGTTATTATCCTAATGCAAAACCAATGGATATTAAGGTTATTTGTGATGCTGATGGAAGAATCATTGGTTGTCAGATAATAGCTGAGGAAAGGGTAGCTGAAAGGATTGATACAATGACTTTAGCTATTACTGAAGGCTTAACTTGTTTTGATTTAAGTAATATGGAGTTTGCTTATGCTCCTCCTGTTTCTATGGTAACTGATCCATTAGTTATTGCTGTTGAAGAAGTTAGTAAGAAATTTAACTAATATTCTTCTTTGTTATCTTTTTTTATTACATTTATCTTTTAAAAACTTTAAGTAACTAATATGATAACTTTTAAATACCTTAAGTAACTAAATAATTAATTATAAATAGAGAGAGTTGATAAAATGGCGGAACATGGTCATCATGCTCATGGAGGTCAAATGACCCCTGAACAGCAAAAACAAATGATTGAACAAGAATTAAAAATTGCAAGAAATTTAGGCAAAATCAAATATAAAATTGCAGTTATGAGTGGAAAAGGTGGAGTGGGAAAATCTACTGTGGCTGCAAATATTGCTGAAGCTTTTCAAAAACATGGATATAAAACCGGAATTTTAGATGCAGATATTCACGGTCCAAATATTCCTAAAATGTTAGGTGTTGAAAAAGGAATTATTGGACTTGATGAAAATAATGCTATGGTTCCTGTTGAAGCAGAAAGTGGATTAAAAGTTATGTCCATGGCATTTTTATTAGATTCTAAAGATACTCCAATTATATGGAGAGGACCACAAAAATCAGGAACAATTAAACAGTTAATTGCTGATGTAAGTTGGGGTAATTTAGATGTTTTAATTATTGATAATCCTCCTGGAACTGGAGATGAACCTTTAACTGTTCTTCAAACTATACCAAATATTGATGCTGTTGTAATGGTAACTACACCTAATGCAGTATCCCAAGATGATGTATTGAAATGTGTTAAAATGGTTGAAATGCTTAATGTAGACCATATTGGTTTAGTTGAGAACATGGCTTATTATGAATGTCCAAACTGTGGAGAAAAAGTTAAGATGTTTGGAGAAAATGTCGGTGAAGACTTTGCAGAAGAAATGGACATTACATTCTTAGGAGATTTACCATTAACTCCTAAAGTTGCAGATTCTGCTAATCTTGGAAAATCTATGGTATCCTTAAATTCTAATGCTGAAGTTGGTAAAGAATTTATGGATATTGCTAAAAAAATAGATGATGAATTCTTAAATAAAGAAGATTAAATTAAATCAGCATCAATGTTGTAATTTAGATTAGCTATATCAACTACAAATCCTAAGAAATTAGGATCTTCTTTTATTTTTTTATAACTATCTACAGTTTCAACT is part of the Methanobrevibacter woesei genome and encodes:
- a CDS encoding NAD(P)/FAD-dependent oxidoreductase — translated: MKVVIVGGGAGGISTASNIRKIDKNIEITVLTRDNNVAYSPCAIPYVLAGKIKSFDDIIMKKPEDYKEKDIDVITEAEVTSVDSNKKAVTYVKEGKEIKLDYDKLVLATGGNPFIPPMNGSDLEGVFQIRNIKDGIKVQEWAKDSKNAIVIGAGLIGIEIAFGLKKLGLNVTITEMLPQIVPRSLDKDMADILTNYLELEGINVVLGQPITDLNGEEKVKSACFGDGTCIDADMVILATGVRPELELAKMAGCEIGRWAILVNERMETSVEDVYAVGDCVESQDLILGANTISHLGTTAVRQSKTLARTITGRKSKFNPVLNSMVSKVGKLEFGAVGLTTSFAQQNNIKPVVEKVEALTRARYYPNAKPMDIKVICDADGRIIGCQIIAEERVAERIDTMTLAITEGLTCFDLSNMEFAYAPPVSMVTDPLVIAVEEVSKKFN
- the npdG gene encoding NADPH-dependent F420 reductase codes for the protein MLIGIIGGTGSQGLGIAKRLAIADFDVIVGSRKEEKAVRVVEEANSDISEYTSNKMVGKANEDAARDADLLILTVPLEAQIATLKTIKEFVKGKIILDATVPLETAIGGNVSNLLHVNPGSAAERTAKFLANEDVKVVSAFCNISNFHLANIPEPIDCDCLICGDDAESKEIASEIIEKIPDLRVVDIGKLEKAHLIESITPLLIGLNIKYKSHYGGFRLTGIDFE
- a CDS encoding Mrp/NBP35 family ATP-binding protein; its protein translation is MAEHGHHAHGGQMTPEQQKQMIEQELKIARNLGKIKYKIAVMSGKGGVGKSTVAANIAEAFQKHGYKTGILDADIHGPNIPKMLGVEKGIIGLDENNAMVPVEAESGLKVMSMAFLLDSKDTPIIWRGPQKSGTIKQLIADVSWGNLDVLIIDNPPGTGDEPLTVLQTIPNIDAVVMVTTPNAVSQDDVLKCVKMVEMLNVDHIGLVENMAYYECPNCGEKVKMFGENVGEDFAEEMDITFLGDLPLTPKVADSANLGKSMVSLNSNAEVGKEFMDIAKKIDDEFLNKED
- a CDS encoding DUF2284 domain-containing protein, encoding MALFEVEQLTADLDVDEYYEKYVDVEKYLEYCKECSDYATNWSCPPYDFDPNDIWKSYNKLKVVAFKYNFSKELLDETFEEDQLNIFLKRLDRTKVKLMNVIYRMEDENSMGLGMGPCNLCPMCTRSFGMPCKMPFKLRYSIESLGGNVDDMIKEVFDIEIKYPKDGKLPEYLMFVGGLLYDKK